In one window of Rhinopithecus roxellana isolate Shanxi Qingling chromosome 15, ASM756505v1, whole genome shotgun sequence DNA:
- the LOC104656380 gene encoding olfactory receptor 8B12-like, translated as MAAENSSSVTEFILAGLTDQPGLQIPLFLLFLGFYMVTVVGNLGLITLIGLNSHLHIPMYFFLFNLSLIDFSFSTAIIPKMLMSFVSRKNIISFTGCMTQLFFFCFFVFSESFILSAMAYDRYVAICNPLLYTVTMSPQVCLLLLLGVYGMGVFGAVAHTGNIVFLTFCADNLVNHYMCDILPLLELSCNGSYINVLVIFIVVTTGIGVPIVVIFISYGFILSRILCISSAESRSKAFSTCSSHVIAVSLFFGSGAFMYLKPPSILPLDQGKVSSLFYTIVVPMFNPLIYSLRNKDVKLALKRTFSGISFS; from the coding sequence ATGGCTGCTGAGAACTCCTCCTCCGTGACAGAGTTTATCCTCGCAGGCTTAACGGACCAGCCGGGACTCCAGatccccctcttcctcctgttTCTAGGTTTCTACATGGTCACTGTGGTGGGGAACCTGGGCTTGATAACCCTGATAGGGCTCAACTCTCACCTGCATATTCCCATGTACTTTTTCCTCTTCAACTTGTCCCTCATCGATTTTAGTTTCTCTACTGCCATCATTCCCAAAATGCTGATGAGTTTTGTCTCAAGGAAGAATATTATTTCCTTCACAGGGTGTATGACTCAGctcttcttcttctgtttctttgtcttttctgagtCCTTCATCCTGTCAGCGATGGCGTATGACCGCTACGTGGCCATCTGTAACCCACTGTTGTACACGGTCACCATGTCTCCCCAGGTGTGTTTGCTCCTTTTGTTGGGTGTCTATGGGATGGGGGTTTTTGGAGCTGTGGCTCATACAGGAAATATAGTGTTTCTCACCTTTTGTGCAGACAACCTTGTCAATCACTACATGTGTGACATCCTTCCCCTTCTTGAGCTCTCCTGCAACGGCTCTTACATAAATGTCCTGGTCATCTTTATTGTTGTGACCACTGGCATTGGGGTGCCCATTGTTGTCATTTTTATCTCTTATGGTTTTATTCTTTCCCGCATTCTCTGCATTAGTTCTGCTGAGAGCAGGTCTAAAGCCTTCAGTACCTGCAGCTCCCACGTAATtgcagtttctcttttctttgggtCAGGAGCTTTTATGTACCTCAAACCCCCTTCCATTTTACCCCTGGACCAGGGGAAAGTGTCCTCCCTGTTCTATACCATTGTGGTGCCCATGTTTAACCCATTAATCTATAGCCTGAGGAATAAGGATGTCAAACTTGCCCTGAAGAGAACCTTTTCCGGAATaagcttttcttga